The following proteins are co-located in the Deferribacter autotrophicus genome:
- the rbfA gene encoding 30S ribosome-binding factor RbfA, producing the protein MMAKGLRAKRVSELLREELSRLIIYEVKDPRVKSVIITAVKVTNDLSIARIYFRSYDVEANLEDILSGLNRSKGFLRENIKRSLRLKKIPSFEFFIDDTVDEGFKIEQIIKKLHES; encoded by the coding sequence ATGATGGCAAAAGGTTTACGTGCAAAAAGAGTTTCAGAGTTACTGAGAGAAGAACTTTCTAGGTTAATAATTTATGAAGTCAAAGACCCTCGTGTAAAATCAGTTATAATCACCGCTGTGAAAGTTACGAATGATTTAAGCATTGCGAGGATATATTTTCGCTCTTATGATGTGGAAGCTAACCTTGAGGATATTTTGTCTGGCTTAAATAGAAGTAAAGGATTTTTGCGAGAGAATATAAAACGCTCACTACGTTTAAAAAAAATACCATCTTTTGAATTTTTCATCGATGATACTGTGGATGAAGGTTTTAAAATAGAGCAGATAATTAAAAAGCTTCATGAATCTTAA
- the dut gene encoding dUTP diphosphatase, giving the protein MKKLKIKLKCLEKDLVPEYKSSGSSGMDLRSRVDVVIPSGKFKLIPTGVYVELPDGYEAQVRPRSGLALKHGITVLNTPGTIDSDYRGEIKVILVNFGNDDFQVKRGDRIAQLVVAEVIRAEVEIVDEITETERGDGGFGSTGVD; this is encoded by the coding sequence ATGAAAAAGTTAAAAATAAAACTGAAATGTTTGGAGAAAGATTTAGTTCCGGAGTATAAATCTTCCGGTTCCAGTGGAATGGATTTGCGCTCAAGAGTAGATGTAGTAATTCCTTCTGGCAAATTCAAACTTATCCCCACTGGAGTTTATGTTGAATTACCTGATGGTTATGAAGCACAAGTTAGGCCAAGAAGTGGTCTGGCTTTAAAACATGGAATTACCGTTTTAAACACTCCCGGCACTATTGATTCTGATTACAGAGGTGAAATCAAAGTTATACTTGTTAATTTTGGTAATGACGATTTTCAGGTGAAAAGAGGGGATAGAATTGCTCAACTTGTGGTGGCTGAAGTTATAAGAGCTGAAGTGGAGATTGTTGATGAAATTACTGAGACAGAAAGGGGCGATGGTGGTTTTGGCTCAACCGGTGTTGACTAA
- a CDS encoding DUF503 domain-containing protein, producing MRNSTFIIGAVLFELDIPGAFSLKDKRRVLNSLKSQMKNKFNVAVSEVGGKDVWNRSVLAVTTVSDNRRLVDEMLQKIINFVDNFPEINILKMYEEIL from the coding sequence ATGAGAAATAGTACATTTATAATTGGGGCGGTGTTGTTTGAATTAGATATACCTGGGGCATTTTCTCTGAAAGATAAAAGACGAGTATTAAACAGTTTGAAATCGCAAATGAAAAATAAGTTTAATGTTGCTGTTTCTGAGGTGGGTGGTAAAGATGTATGGAATAGAAGTGTCTTGGCTGTTACTACAGTATCAGATAACAGACGCTTAGTGGATGAAATGTTGCAAAAAATCATAAATTTTGTTGATAATTTTCCAGAAATCAACATATTAAAAATGTATGAGGAAATTTTATAG
- the infB gene encoding translation initiation factor IF-2 produces MARFKIDEVAEKLKITAEEVVEKLKEKGYEDIDVNKSIDDKAVELLGLDPKKLQMDKRQEFLKKALERRKRHPKPKEVVVKDQAGQKERKRLSKEELLKKKLELEKSLKKVDELRRKKQEEIKAETVTKVVKKGEVAAEKEKIKEEKKVAQKVTPAAEVVDKSIKREISEEKPYKVKEDVDRDTRKYIQTEEAKPDKGVVREEKKEDKRGKKPYRPRKPEDVRGKKVYKKEEIVKEAVKKEEKRIVPDIEVDTEKEALKKKKKDKDEILEVKEVKKPKGKKGVKKVKNFKKDILEGIDELELEEEIEKVEDTFVGEDIVTEEEQVVDKKEVVEEKKEEQPRKPVKPSKIQIGESVSITELARLMGIKANEIVKKLFEMGVMANITQSIDAETAQLLGAEYDIEVEVKTVTEEDLIPKYEDKPEDLKPRPPIITVMGHVDHGKTSLLDKIRKTKVAEKEAGGITQHIGAYEVDLPQGKLVFLDTPGHEAFTTLRARGAQVTDIVILVVAADDGVMPQTKEAIDHSKAANVPIVVAINKIDKPNANPEHVKGQLAELGIISDEWGGDYQFQEVSAKTGQGIDELLERVWLEAEMLELKANPKRPAECVIIESKLDKHRGPVATVIVQNGTLKKGDVFVVGAQYGKVRSMFNFLGKTVKEAGPSIPVELMGFSEVPDAGERLIVLPNEKLAKQIAEMRKEKKREQELLEKSKVSLTDIFSKIQEGELQELNIIIKADVQGSVEALKSSLLKLSNPEVKVNVIHDGVGAISESDVLLASASNAIIIGFNVRPDSKAKAASEREKVEIHLYSVIYDAIEDVKKAIEGMLTPETKENIVGKVEIRKVFTISKVGRVAGCYVLEGKVTRNSNVRILRDNVVIYDGKIGTLKRFQDDVKEVVAGYECGLTIDRYNDIKEGDILEVYELVEEKRTLDDVKGENNEK; encoded by the coding sequence ATGGCAAGATTTAAAATCGATGAAGTTGCAGAAAAGCTCAAAATTACTGCTGAAGAGGTGGTGGAGAAGCTAAAAGAAAAAGGATATGAAGATATTGATGTTAATAAAAGTATAGATGATAAAGCAGTAGAGCTGTTGGGATTGGATCCTAAGAAATTGCAGATGGATAAAAGACAAGAGTTTTTGAAAAAGGCACTGGAAAGACGCAAAAGACACCCCAAACCTAAAGAAGTAGTTGTTAAGGATCAAGCAGGTCAAAAAGAAAGAAAAAGATTATCAAAAGAAGAGCTTTTAAAGAAAAAACTTGAATTAGAGAAGAGCTTGAAAAAAGTCGATGAGTTGCGCAGAAAAAAACAGGAAGAGATTAAAGCAGAGACAGTTACTAAAGTAGTTAAGAAAGGAGAAGTGGCTGCTGAAAAAGAGAAGATTAAAGAGGAAAAAAAGGTTGCTCAGAAAGTTACTCCTGCAGCAGAGGTAGTTGATAAAAGTATAAAAAGGGAAATTTCAGAAGAAAAACCTTATAAAGTTAAAGAGGACGTAGATAGAGATACTAGAAAATATATACAGACTGAAGAAGCTAAGCCTGATAAAGGCGTTGTAAGAGAAGAGAAAAAAGAAGATAAAAGAGGCAAAAAGCCTTATCGCCCTCGTAAACCAGAGGATGTAAGAGGTAAAAAAGTTTATAAGAAAGAGGAAATTGTTAAAGAAGCAGTTAAAAAAGAAGAAAAACGTATAGTTCCTGATATAGAAGTTGATACTGAAAAAGAAGCTTTGAAAAAGAAGAAAAAAGATAAAGATGAAATTTTAGAAGTTAAAGAGGTTAAAAAACCTAAAGGGAAAAAAGGTGTTAAGAAAGTTAAGAATTTTAAAAAGGATATTTTAGAAGGTATAGATGAACTTGAGTTGGAAGAGGAAATTGAAAAAGTTGAGGATACCTTTGTCGGTGAAGATATAGTAACTGAAGAGGAGCAAGTAGTAGATAAAAAAGAAGTTGTTGAAGAGAAAAAAGAAGAACAGCCTAGAAAACCTGTAAAACCTTCTAAGATTCAGATTGGTGAAAGTGTTTCAATTACTGAATTAGCAAGGTTGATGGGTATAAAGGCAAATGAAATAGTAAAGAAACTTTTTGAAATGGGTGTAATGGCTAATATTACTCAATCAATTGATGCTGAAACTGCGCAGCTTTTGGGTGCTGAGTATGATATTGAAGTAGAAGTAAAAACAGTTACTGAAGAAGATTTAATACCAAAGTATGAAGATAAGCCTGAGGATTTAAAACCGAGACCTCCAATTATTACAGTTATGGGACATGTGGATCATGGTAAGACTTCTCTTTTGGATAAAATAAGAAAAACAAAAGTTGCAGAGAAAGAGGCTGGAGGAATAACTCAGCATATAGGTGCTTATGAAGTTGATTTACCACAAGGGAAACTTGTGTTTCTTGATACTCCTGGTCATGAAGCTTTTACTACATTAAGGGCAAGAGGAGCTCAGGTAACAGATATTGTTATTCTTGTGGTTGCTGCAGATGATGGTGTTATGCCTCAAACAAAAGAGGCTATTGACCATTCAAAAGCTGCAAATGTTCCAATAGTGGTAGCTATTAATAAAATTGATAAACCAAATGCTAACCCAGAACATGTGAAAGGACAGCTTGCTGAGCTTGGCATTATTTCAGATGAGTGGGGTGGAGATTATCAGTTTCAGGAAGTTTCAGCAAAAACAGGACAGGGAATAGATGAACTTTTGGAAAGAGTATGGTTAGAAGCAGAGATGCTTGAGCTCAAAGCAAATCCAAAGCGTCCTGCTGAGTGTGTAATTATTGAATCAAAGCTGGATAAACATAGAGGACCTGTTGCAACTGTTATTGTACAAAACGGGACATTGAAAAAAGGTGATGTTTTTGTAGTGGGTGCTCAGTATGGTAAGGTTAGGTCAATGTTCAATTTCTTAGGTAAGACTGTGAAAGAAGCTGGCCCATCTATCCCTGTGGAATTAATGGGCTTTTCTGAAGTGCCTGATGCAGGGGAAAGATTGATAGTTTTACCAAATGAAAAACTGGCAAAACAAATAGCTGAAATGAGGAAAGAGAAAAAGAGAGAGCAGGAGCTTCTTGAGAAAAGTAAGGTTAGCCTTACAGATATATTTAGTAAAATTCAGGAAGGTGAGCTTCAAGAGCTTAACATTATTATAAAAGCTGATGTTCAGGGATCTGTGGAAGCATTGAAATCATCATTGCTTAAGCTTTCTAATCCTGAGGTAAAAGTTAATGTTATCCATGATGGAGTAGGTGCAATAAGTGAGTCTGATGTCCTTTTAGCATCAGCTTCAAATGCTATTATTATTGGTTTTAATGTAAGACCTGATTCAAAAGCTAAGGCGGCAAGTGAAAGGGAAAAGGTGGAAATTCATCTTTACTCTGTTATCTATGATGCAATTGAGGACGTTAAAAAGGCTATTGAAGGTATGCTCACTCCTGAGACAAAAGAAAATATAGTTGGTAAGGTTGAGATTAGGAAAGTATTTACCATATCTAAAGTTGGTAGAGTGGCTGGTTGTTATGTCCTTGAAGGTAAAGTAACAAGGAATTCAAATGTGAGAATTTTAAGGGATAATGTTGTTATTTATGATGGCAAAATTGGAACATTGAAGCGTTTTCAGGATGATGTGAAAGAGGTTGTGGCTGGTTATGAATGTGGTTTAACAATTGATAGGTATAATGATATAAAAGAAGGTGATATATTAGAAGTTTACGAACTTGTAGAGGAGAAAAGAACCCTTGATGATGTAAAAGGGGAAAATAATGAGAAATAG
- a CDS encoding DUF448 domain-containing protein: protein MGSKAIRTCIACNTEKYKDELLRFVIVDGQLVFDLKQKLEGRGCYLCFSKECFKKSTKKRLFQKHLKSNILEDISFFALCKNVRETYKRYIYTLLRVNIISKNIVEGIFKVKEALKEEKAFLCLFPSDVSKNSKDKLTNLIIRKKVPFYMLDDKKTVAINIHRPIRGAYAVLDKKLANVMIEKLEKIKQIKKWI, encoded by the coding sequence ATGGGTAGTAAGGCTATTAGAACCTGTATTGCATGCAATACTGAAAAATACAAAGATGAGTTACTTCGATTTGTGATTGTTGATGGTCAGCTTGTGTTTGATTTAAAGCAAAAGCTAGAAGGTCGTGGGTGTTACTTGTGTTTTTCTAAAGAGTGTTTTAAGAAGAGTACAAAAAAGAGGTTGTTTCAAAAACATTTGAAAAGCAATATATTGGAAGATATTTCCTTTTTTGCTTTATGTAAAAATGTCAGGGAAACATACAAGAGATATATTTATACTTTATTGAGAGTAAATATAATTTCTAAGAATATAGTGGAAGGCATTTTTAAGGTGAAAGAAGCTTTAAAAGAGGAGAAGGCTTTTTTATGTCTTTTCCCATCTGATGTGAGTAAAAATAGTAAGGATAAGCTTACTAATTTGATTATTAGAAAAAAAGTTCCTTTTTATATGTTAGATGATAAAAAGACTGTAGCAATAAATATACACAGGCCAATAAGGGGAGCTTATGCTGTCCTTGATAAAAAGTTAGCAAATGTTATGATAGAAAAATTAGAAAAGATTAAGCAGATAAAAAAATGGATTTAG
- the pnp gene encoding polyribonucleotide nucleotidyltransferase — MEKKIFSYEIKLTEDSDPIIFEAGWKAKQTNGSIWIKQGGSVVLVTAVASDDVPENIDFFPLTVNYIEKFYAVGKIPGGFIKREGKPSDRETLIARLIDRPIRPLFPEGFRNETQIVATVVSSDQTNATDILALNAASAALMISDIPFEGPVGAVRVGKVNGSYVINPPVAYLDEFDMNIVVAGTKDSIVMVEAGMKNCSEEDVINALEFGHEAIKKLVDLQLKMREEIGKEKIDYRDFKVSDDLVEEAYKELSEKLKEAVLLPKKLDKYAAIDKIKEEYFEKLQERLGEEFEEKKAVYNEVYQKVEKKVFREITLNSGRRVDGRRYDEIRPIDIEVDLLPCAHGSALFTRGETQALVTTTLGTKFDSQLLDDLEGETFKRFMLHYNFPPYSVGEVSPLRPPGRREIGHGFLAERALAPVIPDEDSFPYTIRVVSEILESNGSSSMATVCGGSLALMDAGVPIKDVVAGIAMGLIYEEDKYVILSDIMGIEDHLGDMDFKVAGTETGITALQMDIKIKGLKREILQQALEQAREGRLFILAKMKSVLSEPRKEVSPNAPKFEKIKVNPEKVGLLIGPAGKTIKAIIDKTGVKIDILEEGELHIFGNSKEAIDSAVEMIEAVTQELTVGKIYNAKVKRVVDYGAFVELFPGVEGLLHVSQFCKERIGNIRDHVKVGDTLQVQYLGKDDQGRIKLSRKTIV; from the coding sequence ATGGAAAAGAAAATATTTAGTTATGAAATTAAGTTAACAGAAGATAGTGACCCTATTATTTTTGAAGCTGGTTGGAAAGCTAAGCAAACAAATGGAAGTATTTGGATAAAACAAGGTGGTTCTGTTGTTCTTGTTACTGCAGTAGCGAGTGATGATGTTCCTGAAAATATTGATTTTTTCCCACTTACTGTGAATTATATTGAGAAGTTTTATGCTGTGGGTAAGATTCCTGGAGGGTTTATAAAAAGAGAAGGAAAACCCTCCGATAGAGAGACGCTTATAGCAAGACTTATTGATAGACCCATAAGGCCGCTTTTCCCTGAAGGGTTTAGAAACGAAACACAGATTGTCGCCACAGTTGTTTCCAGTGATCAAACAAATGCAACAGATATTTTAGCATTAAATGCAGCAAGTGCTGCATTAATGATATCAGATATACCTTTTGAAGGTCCTGTTGGTGCTGTAAGAGTAGGCAAAGTTAATGGTAGTTATGTGATAAATCCGCCTGTAGCTTATTTAGATGAATTTGATATGAATATCGTTGTGGCAGGAACAAAAGATTCCATTGTTATGGTTGAAGCTGGTATGAAAAACTGTTCTGAAGAAGATGTGATAAATGCACTTGAATTTGGGCATGAGGCAATTAAGAAGCTTGTAGATCTTCAGCTGAAAATGAGAGAGGAAATTGGTAAAGAGAAAATCGATTATAGAGACTTTAAAGTTTCTGATGACTTGGTAGAAGAAGCATATAAGGAATTAAGTGAAAAGTTAAAAGAAGCTGTGTTGCTTCCTAAAAAACTCGATAAGTATGCTGCCATCGATAAGATAAAAGAAGAATATTTTGAGAAGTTGCAGGAAAGATTGGGTGAAGAGTTTGAAGAAAAAAAAGCTGTATATAATGAGGTTTATCAAAAGGTAGAAAAAAAAGTTTTTCGTGAAATAACATTGAATTCAGGGCGTAGAGTTGATGGAAGACGCTATGATGAAATAAGACCTATTGATATAGAAGTGGATTTACTCCCTTGCGCTCATGGTTCAGCACTTTTTACCCGCGGTGAAACACAAGCTCTTGTCACAACAACCTTAGGGACAAAGTTTGATAGTCAATTACTTGATGACTTGGAAGGGGAAACTTTCAAGCGTTTTATGCTTCATTATAATTTCCCACCTTATTCTGTTGGTGAAGTAAGTCCTTTAAGACCACCAGGAAGACGTGAGATTGGTCATGGTTTTCTTGCCGAGAGAGCTTTAGCCCCTGTTATACCTGATGAAGATTCTTTCCCTTATACAATAAGGGTAGTATCTGAGATTCTTGAATCTAATGGGTCTTCCTCTATGGCAACGGTATGTGGTGGTTCTCTTGCATTGATGGATGCAGGTGTACCAATCAAGGATGTGGTAGCAGGAATTGCAATGGGATTAATTTATGAAGAAGATAAATATGTGATTTTAAGCGACATAATGGGGATTGAGGATCATCTTGGTGATATGGATTTTAAAGTAGCGGGGACTGAAACAGGAATTACTGCATTACAGATGGATATTAAGATAAAGGGGCTAAAGAGAGAAATTCTTCAACAAGCCCTTGAACAAGCACGGGAAGGTAGACTATTTATTTTAGCTAAAATGAAATCCGTTCTCTCTGAGCCAAGGAAAGAGGTTTCTCCAAATGCTCCGAAATTTGAGAAGATAAAGGTAAATCCAGAAAAAGTAGGTCTTCTTATTGGTCCTGCGGGTAAGACTATAAAGGCGATAATAGATAAAACTGGTGTAAAAATTGATATCTTAGAAGAAGGTGAGCTCCACATTTTTGGAAATAGTAAAGAGGCTATTGATAGTGCTGTGGAAATGATAGAAGCAGTTACACAAGAGCTAACTGTGGGGAAAATATATAATGCAAAAGTTAAAAGGGTTGTGGATTATGGTGCTTTTGTGGAGCTTTTTCCTGGAGTAGAAGGTTTGCTCCATGTGTCTCAATTTTGCAAAGAGAGAATTGGAAATATCCGTGATCATGTAAAGGTAGGAGATACACTTCAGGTTCAATACCTTGGTAAAGATGATCAGGGTAGGATAAAGCTTAGTAGAAAAACAATAGTATAA
- the rpsO gene encoding 30S ribosomal protein S15 produces the protein MALDSVRKREIIEKFKRHEGDTGSPEVQVALLTERIKYLTEHFKQHPKDHHSRRGLLMLVGQRRKLLDYLRKKDFNRYKNLIEALGLRK, from the coding sequence ATGGCTTTAGATTCAGTAAGAAAAAGAGAAATTATTGAGAAATTTAAGAGGCATGAGGGGGATACTGGTTCTCCTGAAGTGCAGGTAGCTTTACTTACCGAGAGAATTAAATATCTCACAGAGCATTTTAAACAGCATCCAAAAGATCATCATTCAAGAAGAGGTCTTTTAATGTTGGTTGGTCAAAGAAGAAAGCTTCTTGATTATTTAAGAAAAAAGGATTTCAACAGATATAAAAATCTGATTGAGGCGCTTGGATTAAGGAAGTAA
- the truB gene encoding tRNA pseudouridine(55) synthase TruB — protein MNLNGFIILYKEKNISSFKAIDKLRKILGAKKCGHTGTLDPIAEGVLPVCVNNATKFIKYLNENEKEYIAEFKLGISTDTFDITGTIVSENKDKIPSIEEVKKVLREMTGDLLLPVPKFSAVKIGGERAYKLARQKKDFDAGSRVSKIFHVELVDYQYPTGIVKIVCSKGTYIRSFINEMGIRLGSFATMSNLIRTRSGDFSIKDALKIEDIEKKIDENDYSFIIPVWKVLLFPTAVVKDEYLKLAKNGGKLKRAMYLKFPITDYDKYYFLSDREGNIFAIAKKEEGSIYPLKIEHVFLN, from the coding sequence ATGAATCTTAATGGATTTATAATTCTTTACAAAGAAAAAAATATAAGTTCTTTCAAAGCGATTGATAAATTGCGTAAGATTTTAGGTGCAAAGAAGTGTGGGCATACAGGTACACTTGATCCTATAGCTGAAGGTGTTTTACCTGTATGTGTGAATAATGCTACTAAATTTATCAAATACTTAAATGAAAATGAGAAAGAATATATAGCTGAGTTTAAGTTGGGAATTTCCACTGATACTTTTGATATCACGGGAACAATTGTCAGTGAAAATAAAGATAAAATTCCAAGTATTGAAGAAGTTAAAAAAGTTTTAAGAGAGATGACAGGTGATTTATTACTTCCTGTGCCTAAATTTTCTGCTGTGAAGATTGGTGGGGAAAGAGCTTATAAGCTTGCAAGGCAGAAAAAAGATTTTGATGCAGGAAGTAGAGTCTCAAAAATTTTTCATGTTGAATTAGTTGACTATCAGTATCCAACAGGGATAGTTAAAATAGTATGTTCTAAAGGAACTTATATAAGAAGTTTTATAAATGAAATGGGTATCAGGCTTGGTTCATTTGCCACAATGAGCAATCTTATTAGAACTAGAAGTGGAGACTTTAGTATAAAAGATGCTTTAAAAATAGAAGATATTGAGAAAAAAATAGATGAAAATGATTATTCTTTTATTATTCCTGTTTGGAAAGTGTTGTTATTCCCTACTGCTGTTGTAAAAGATGAATACTTAAAACTTGCAAAGAATGGTGGTAAATTAAAGAGGGCTATGTATCTAAAATTTCCCATAACAGATTATGATAAATATTATTTTTTAAGTGATAGAGAAGGTAATATTTTTGCTATTGCAAAAAAGGAAGAAGGATCAATTTATCCTTTGAAGATTGAACATGTTTTTTTGAATTGA